In Gasterosteus aculeatus chromosome 15, fGasAcu3.hap1.1, whole genome shotgun sequence, a single genomic region encodes these proteins:
- the id3 gene encoding DNA-binding protein inhibitor ID-3: MKAISPVRSVRSCYKAVCCISEQSLAINRNKHSCLEEPLGALCDMNDCYSKLKELVPSIPQNKSVSQVEILQHVIDYIFDLQIALEAEDAATPEMVLSIKAADLARNFSKEEGRLCH; encoded by the exons aTGAAAGCCATCAGTCCCGTCCGCTCGGTGAGGAGCTGCTACAAGGCCGTGTGCTGCATTTCGGAGCAGAGTCTCGCCATCAACCGGAATAAACACTCGTGTCTGGAGGAGCCGCTGGGCGCCCTGTGCGACATGAACGACTGCTACTCCAAGCTGAAGGAGCTGGTGCCCAGCATCCCGCAGAACAAGTCGGTCAGCCAGGTGGAGATCCTGCAACACGTCATCGACTACATCTTCGACCTGCAGATCgcgctggaggcggaggacgcGGCCACGCCGGAGATGGTTTTGTCAATAAAG GCTGCGGACCTTGCTCGCAATTTCTCCAAAGAAGAAGGGCGGTTGTGCCATTAG